In Candidatus Micrarchaeota archaeon, the genomic window CAGTGTTCATGTTGCTTATCATTCAACCACCCAGCATCATAGCAGCCCTTCCTCCATTACCTCTATTTCCCCGACGCCCTTGACTGCCCTCAGCTTTTCCTCTATCTTTGACGAGCTGGTCTCGGAATCGTCGAACTTGAACATCGCCTTGACGACCTTTATCCCGAACGCCACGTCATCGATTTGCATGCCTGCAGGGCTAGTATCCCTTTTAACCGCGTCGGCCAGCGCCTCGGCTGAAACCCCCTCCTTGGGGTAGACCTTGAACAGCACCGCTACCTTCGACATCACGGTCCCTCAAATCCGCAAACCTCACACCTGTAGAGGTTCGTTATCTCCCTGCAGTGCTCGTCCCTTATTATGTTGCCCTTCCCACAGTTGGGGCATTTGAATTCCGTGTATTCGTGCGTGAGGTGCCCGCATGAGCTGCACCTCTTTCCTGGCAATATTCCCATTGTATCACTTCCTTGCTCTTGTCCGCCTTCTGCGGGCCCCTTGTGCCCTTTCAGGCCTTATCTTTCTCATTATCATTATTATCAGCGCCGTATTTATCATGAGCAGTATTATGACTACGATTATGAGCGAGTATATCAGCTCCTGGCTGTAGTTTATGTAGCTGATCATGCTCTCGTTGATGCCCTGCTGCGGCGGCCCCTGCGTAACCAGCAGGTTGCTTGTTATCGTATTGGTGTCGTTGCTTATCTGCTGCGCTAGCAGCGCAGCGGAATAGCCGGATACAGCATAGGCCTTGCCTGTTGTGGAGTTTGAGGACGCCTGCGACTCCGCCACGTAGAACTGCGCCTCCTTTGCGAACTCCGTCGCCCAGACGCCGTTCGTGGAGTTGAGCGCTATGGACATGGTGAGGTTGTCGAGCTGCGCTGTTGAGAGCGATGAGTTGGATGATGCCGTCGCTATGGAATAGGCATAGTCAGCGTCAAGTATGGCAAGCGGGTAGTTTGACTGCGCATATGCCTGCTGCGCCGTAGCTAGGTATATGCTTGAGCCGAATGGAAGCGCCCTGCTTATCCTCGAGTATGCGATGGACCTCAGCGCCTCTGATGGAGCTACATACGTGCCCTGCTGCGCCGACTCGTTGTATACAAGGCTAGCAGCTGTGCACCAGCCGTTAGCCTGCGCGCCGAGGTAAAGCTCGTCCAGTATCTCATCGGATTCTATCTGCGATGAGTTGTAGCTTTGCAGCACCTGGTTTATGGTGTAGTTGCCCCATGCCTGCCTCAACTCTGCGTTTATCACGTAGTTGTAGTTCCTTGTGGTGAGGGGTGGCGGCGAAAGCGAGGAGCATGAGCCGTTTATCTTGTTGAGCAGCGAGAGCGCGCTCCCCCTGCTTGATGGATAGCCGTTGAAGTAGAATACGTTCACGTAGTCAAGGAACGCGAAGTCCGCTGATGTGTAGAGGTAGCCCTTCCTCGAGAGCGCGATGCTCTGGTTTAGCACCATCCCGAACTGCCTGCTTACGTTGGAGAAGTTGCTGTTGGAATTCAGGCTGTTTATCTCTCCCCTTGTAAGGTTGAACGTCGCGTTGAGCAGTTTCCTGAATATCGTGGTGTTGCAGGACG contains:
- a CDS encoding DUF1610 domain-containing protein; the protein is MGILPGKRCSSCGHLTHEYTEFKCPNCGKGNIIRDEHCREITNLYRCEVCGFEGP